Genomic DNA from Haloplanus aerogenes:
GACGGTAGCCGTCTCGGCCTCCATCTCCAGCAGTTTGCGGAGCGCCTCGCCGGCCTGTCCCTTCGACCGGGCTTCGAGGTAGTTGCCCAGCGTGATGAACACGAGGATGAGCGCCGCCGTGTCGAAGTAGAGGCCGCCGGCTATCAGGCCGAGGAGAACGGCGACGGAGTAGACGTACGCCGTCGAGGAACCGAGCGCGATCAGCACGTCCATGTTGGCGCGGCCGTTCTTCACGACGGCCTTGTACGAGTTCTTGTAGAACGGCCAGCCGAGGACGGCCTGGACCGGCGTCGCGAGCAGGAACTCGGTCCAGCCGAACGCGACGCCGAAGACGCGGTCGGGAAGGACGTCACCCCCGAGCAGGAGCTTTTCGACGAGAAAGAGGAGAAGCGGCGCCGCCAGTGCCGCGCCGAAGAGCGTCAGGCGGCGCTGTCGACGGATCTCGGCCTCGCGGGCGGCTTCGCGGGCGTCGGGCGCCGACTCGCCATCTCCGCCCTCGTCGTCCGCCTCGCGGACCGGCGAGTAGCCCGCCTCCTCGATGGCGTCGTAGAGGGCGTCGACCGAGGTTGCCCCGGAGACGTAGGTGACTTGCGCCTCGTCGGTGGCGTAGTTCACCTCCGCGTCGACGACCCCGGGCGTGCCTTCGAGAGCCGTCTCGTTGGTGTCCGCGCAGTTCGCACACGACATGTCGGTGATGGCGATGGTCACGGACTCGGTGACGACACCGTAGCCCGCGTCCTCGACCGCCGCGACGAGGTCCCCGAGCGACACCGTCTCGGGATCGTACTCGACGGTCCCCTCGTCCGTGGCGAAGTTGACCGTCGCCTCTGACACGCCGTCGAGGGCCTCCAGCGCATCCCCGATCGTCGACGAGCAGTTGGCGCAGGACATGCCCGTGATGTCGAGGTGAATCGTGCGGGTACTCATGATACTCGCAACTAGGGGACCCACCTTTAGTTCGTTTGCGACTTCGAAATCGGCAGTCTGGCTCGATTCAGCTTTCGAATCGAAAGTGACGAGCGTGTCGTCACGCCTCCTCGGCAAGTCGCTGGTACCGCTCCTCGAACCGGCTTCGACACGACGGACAGCAGAAGTGATAGACGGTGTCGTCGATGCGCGCCGACTCGCCCTCGCTGTCGACGGTGTTGCCACACTCGACGCAGGTGACGGCGAACTCGGTGCCGTCGAGCGACGGGGTCCACTCGGCTTCGTCGACGAGCGTGACGGTGTACGCGGTCGTCGGCACGTCGTCGAGGAGGCTCTCGACCCACCGCCGGACGTTCGCGCCCTCGGCACGGCCGTAGAACCAGACCTTCCCCTCGGCGGTCACGAACACGTGTTCGACGCCGTCGGCGCCGGCGAGTCGGTCCCGGAGCGTGTCGACGACCTCGGGGGCGTTGTCGAACTGGACGAACATCGGGACGCCGGCGCGGAGATACTCGCGATTCACGTCGACGGTGAACCCCTCGACGATCCCCGCCTCCTGCAGTCGCGTCACGCGGTCGGAGACGGCCGGACCGGAGAGCCCCACCTTCTCGCCGATGGAACTGAACGACCGGCGCGCGTCTTCGGCCAGCAAGGAGAGTATCTCCATGTCCGTCTCGTCCAGATTGCGCATAGTCCTCCGTAGAAACCGCAGATA
This window encodes:
- a CDS encoding AsnC family transcriptional regulator, which encodes MRNLDETDMEILSLLAEDARRSFSSIGEKVGLSGPAVSDRVTRLQEAGIVEGFTVDVNREYLRAGVPMFVQFDNAPEVVDTLRDRLAGADGVEHVFVTAEGKVWFYGRAEGANVRRWVESLLDDVPTTAYTVTLVDEAEWTPSLDGTEFAVTCVECGNTVDSEGESARIDDTVYHFCCPSCRSRFEERYQRLAEEA